The following are encoded together in the Paenibacillus sp. genome:
- a CDS encoding MerR family transcriptional regulator, protein MLRVKEVAKLAGISVRTLHHYDEIGLLVPEHVTEAGYRMYSERDLERLQHILFLKELDLPLQRIKAIVDDPAYDRVEALEAHRRLMYEKRDRLDRVIATLDKTIRHAKGEITMSNEEKFEGFDFSKNPYEQEARERWGDQAVDEANRRIQSKTPEEQQAMGERMNALFAKLAAVRTLAPDSDEAQAAVKEWYDFLNDNIQTYSLEVFKGLGQMYVDDERFTRNIDKFGEGLAAFLRDAMAVFADRAQQA, encoded by the coding sequence ATGCTGCGAGTGAAAGAAGTCGCGAAGCTTGCGGGGATCAGCGTGCGCACGCTGCATCATTACGACGAGATCGGACTGCTCGTTCCGGAGCATGTGACGGAGGCCGGCTACCGTATGTACTCCGAGCGCGATCTCGAGCGGCTTCAGCACATTCTGTTTTTGAAGGAGCTGGACCTACCCCTTCAACGCATTAAGGCGATCGTCGACGATCCGGCGTACGACCGCGTGGAGGCGTTGGAGGCGCATCGGCGGCTGATGTACGAGAAGCGCGACCGCCTCGATCGAGTGATCGCGACGCTGGATAAGACGATTCGGCACGCGAAAGGAGAGATTACGATGAGCAACGAGGAAAAGTTCGAAGGGTTCGATTTCAGCAAAAACCCGTATGAGCAAGAGGCGCGCGAGCGCTGGGGCGACCAAGCGGTCGACGAGGCGAACCGGCGCATCCAAAGCAAAACGCCGGAGGAGCAGCAGGCGATGGGCGAGCGGATGAACGCGCTGTTCGCGAAGCTCGCCGCGGTTCGAACGCTGGCGCCCGATTCCGACGAAGCGCAGGCGGCCGTCAAGGAGTGGTACGATTTCCTGAACGACAACATCCAGACGTACTCGCTTGAGGTGTTCAAGGGGCTTGGGCAAATGTACGTCGACGACGAGCGCTTTACGCGCAACATCGACAAGTTCGGGGAAGGGCTCGCCGCGTTCTTGCGGGACGCGATGGCCGTCTTCGCGGATCGCGCGCAGCAGGCGTGA
- a CDS encoding SanA/YdcF family protein — protein MIRMRRLAAAALLLFGLGCGALWGVNRWVETASAPYIVAPAYAPEADAVLILGARVYSETRVSPMLHDRLTAGLALYEAGKAPKIIVSGDNGQEEYDEVNAMKTFLIERGVPPEDIFMDHAGFSTYESLYRARAIFGVDRAIVVTQGYHLKRAVYVGRALGVDAYGVASDPRAYAGAERYEAREKLARAKDFVLVHTSRPKPTYLGEPFPITGDGRATHD, from the coding sequence ATGATACGAATGCGACGGTTGGCGGCGGCGGCGCTGCTTCTGTTCGGGCTCGGCTGCGGGGCGCTGTGGGGCGTCAATCGGTGGGTGGAGACGGCGAGCGCCCCTTACATCGTAGCCCCGGCGTATGCGCCGGAAGCGGACGCGGTGCTGATCCTCGGCGCCCGGGTATATTCGGAGACGCGGGTGTCGCCGATGCTGCACGATCGCCTTACGGCCGGACTCGCTTTATACGAAGCGGGGAAAGCACCGAAAATCATCGTCAGCGGCGACAACGGCCAAGAGGAATACGACGAAGTGAACGCGATGAAGACGTTCCTCATCGAGCGCGGGGTGCCGCCGGAAGACATTTTCATGGACCATGCCGGATTCAGTACATACGAGAGCTTGTACCGGGCGAGGGCGATATTCGGCGTCGACCGGGCGATCGTCGTGACGCAGGGCTACCATCTGAAGCGGGCCGTGTACGTCGGGCGGGCGCTCGGCGTGGACGCGTACGGCGTCGCGAGCGATCCCCGCGCGTACGCCGGGGCGGAGCGGTACGAAGCGAGGGAGAAGCTCGCGCGGGCGAAAGACTTCGTGCTCGTGCACACGAGTCGGCCGAAGCCGACGTATCTCGGCGAACCGTTCCCGATCACCGGCGACGGACGCGCGACCCACGATTGA
- a CDS encoding 3'-5' exonuclease, with the protein MDYIILDIEFNGRKFASDLPMEVIEIGAVRLNGSLKYIDEFTTLVKPVYFSKLNNFIKEKTGIPQEGIDAAPGFPKAIAAFREWLDRSEEFMFVTWGGEDMKRIVLDVRMHKLDDAYWLAIPYYDLLKGYIRYKNVTNDVSVEAALLDLGIANEGSAHRALDDARMTGDIFRAVFDHLDFERVQYYKDVYSNAKERRMVKNAIRMMSIQKLAPTWETLVEKFIKDKIKLEDPRKAAELKAYFEAEVAAKGQKPSVATKG; encoded by the coding sequence ATGGATTATATAATTTTAGATATCGAATTCAACGGGCGGAAGTTCGCCAGCGACCTGCCGATGGAAGTGATCGAAATCGGCGCGGTCCGGCTGAACGGTTCGCTGAAATATATCGACGAGTTCACGACGCTCGTGAAGCCCGTCTATTTTTCGAAGCTGAACAATTTCATTAAAGAGAAGACCGGCATCCCGCAGGAAGGCATCGACGCCGCGCCGGGCTTCCCGAAGGCGATCGCCGCGTTCCGCGAGTGGCTCGACCGGAGCGAGGAGTTCATGTTCGTCACGTGGGGCGGCGAAGACATGAAGCGCATCGTTCTGGACGTGCGCATGCACAAGCTGGACGACGCTTATTGGCTGGCCATTCCTTACTACGATCTGCTGAAAGGGTACATCCGCTATAAGAACGTGACGAACGACGTCAGCGTCGAAGCGGCGCTGCTCGACCTCGGCATCGCGAACGAAGGGTCCGCGCATCGGGCGCTGGACGACGCGCGCATGACCGGCGACATTTTCCGCGCGGTGTTCGACCATCTCGACTTCGAGCGCGTCCAATATTATAAGGATGTATATTCCAACGCGAAAGAACGAAGAATGGTGAAAAACGCGATCCGCATGATGTCGATCCAGAAGCTGGCGCCCACTTGGGAAACGCTCGTCGAGAAGTTCATCAAGGACAAAATCAAGCTCGAGGATCCGCGGAAGGCCGCGGAGCTGAAGGCGTATTTCGAGGCGGAGGTCGCCGCGAAAGGGCAGAAGCCGTCGGTCGCGACGAAGGGGTAG
- a CDS encoding alpha-glycosidase produces MLKEAVYHRPKLNWAFAYDERTVVLRLRAKRGDLTAAEVLYGDKFQPFAAMRTASMRKTYEDELFDYWEADVQPEFRRLAYAFALKSRDADGGMTLWYTEKGFSAEAPEEHFGLFEFPFLHASELFRPPAWVKDAVFYQIFPERFSNGDPSNDPEGALPWGGKPEWHNYFGGDLQGVLERLDHLTELGVNAIYFTPLFQARTNHKYDTEDYLRVDRHFGDNALLKTLVAACHARGIRVMLDAVFNHAGGTFAPFLDVKAKGAASKYADWFHVRSFPLRKEDGVPSYDAFAFEEHMPKLNTSHPDVQDYLLGVARYWIEEVGIDGWRLDVANEVDHRFWRKFRDVVKAAKPDCYILGEMFHDAVMWLQGDQFDAVMNYPFTGAALDFFARDKLDARGFADAMQRQLASYPRQASEAMFNLLDSHDTPRLLTVCGGDRRRMKLAALFQLTFPGAPCIYYGDEVGMAGEGDPDCRRCMVWDPAEQDRELLAFYKDAIRLRRAHSALRAGAIRFLLAEPGDARVLYAREDGSERLLVALNRSEAEAAFPLPAGEGGWRLAFGSVGAAAIGERLKLPPYGFAVLRRAAAP; encoded by the coding sequence TCGATGCGCAAGACGTACGAGGACGAGCTGTTCGACTATTGGGAGGCGGACGTGCAGCCCGAATTCCGGCGGCTCGCGTACGCGTTCGCGTTGAAGTCCCGTGACGCGGACGGCGGAATGACGCTGTGGTATACGGAGAAAGGATTTTCCGCGGAGGCGCCCGAGGAGCATTTCGGTCTGTTCGAATTCCCGTTCCTTCACGCCTCGGAGCTGTTCCGGCCGCCGGCCTGGGTGAAGGACGCGGTGTTCTATCAAATCTTCCCCGAGCGGTTCTCGAACGGCGACCCGTCGAACGATCCCGAAGGCGCGCTGCCGTGGGGCGGCAAGCCGGAGTGGCACAACTATTTCGGCGGCGACCTGCAGGGAGTGCTGGAGCGGCTCGACCATTTGACGGAGCTCGGCGTGAACGCGATTTACTTCACGCCGCTTTTCCAGGCGCGCACGAACCATAAATACGACACGGAAGATTATTTGCGCGTCGATCGGCATTTCGGCGACAACGCGCTGCTCAAGACGCTCGTCGCCGCCTGCCATGCGCGAGGCATCCGCGTCATGCTCGACGCGGTGTTCAACCACGCGGGCGGAACGTTCGCGCCGTTCCTCGACGTGAAAGCGAAAGGCGCCGCGTCGAAATACGCGGACTGGTTCCACGTCCGTTCGTTCCCGCTCCGCAAGGAGGACGGCGTCCCCTCGTACGACGCTTTCGCCTTCGAGGAGCACATGCCGAAGCTGAACACGTCGCATCCGGACGTGCAGGACTATTTGCTCGGCGTCGCCCGGTATTGGATCGAAGAGGTCGGCATCGACGGCTGGCGGCTCGACGTCGCGAACGAGGTCGATCACCGGTTTTGGCGGAAGTTCCGCGACGTCGTGAAGGCGGCGAAGCCGGACTGCTATATCCTGGGGGAAATGTTCCACGACGCCGTCATGTGGCTGCAGGGCGACCAATTCGACGCCGTCATGAACTACCCGTTCACGGGGGCGGCGCTCGACTTCTTCGCCCGCGACAAGCTCGACGCGCGCGGCTTCGCCGACGCGATGCAGCGGCAGCTCGCCTCGTATCCGCGGCAGGCGTCCGAAGCGATGTTCAATCTGCTTGACTCGCACGATACCCCTCGCCTGCTGACGGTATGCGGCGGAGACCGCCGGCGGATGAAGCTGGCGGCGCTGTTCCAGCTCACCTTCCCCGGAGCGCCTTGCATCTATTACGGCGACGAGGTCGGCATGGCGGGCGAAGGCGACCCCGACTGCCGCCGCTGCATGGTCTGGGATCCTGCGGAGCAGGATCGGGAGCTGCTCGCGTTCTACAAAGACGCGATTCGCCTTCGCCGCGCGCATTCGGCGCTGCGCGCGGGCGCGATCCGGTTCCTGCTCGCGGAACCGGGCGATGCGCGCGTGCTGTACGCGCGCGAAGACGGGAGCGAGCGCCTGCTCGTCGCGCTCAACCGGTCCGAAGCGGAAGCGGCGTTCCCGCTTCCCGCCGGCGAAGGCGGCTGGCGCCTCGCGTTCGGGAGCGTAGGCGCCGCCGCGATCGGCGAACGGCTCAAGCTGCCGCCGTACGGCTTCGCCGTGCTGCGCCGGGCGGCGGCGCCGTAA